In a genomic window of Lonchura striata isolate bLonStr1 unplaced genomic scaffold, bLonStr1.mat Scaffold_106, whole genome shotgun sequence:
- the LOC144248397 gene encoding sodium channel modifier 1-like, with protein MSFKRDESDPGPLRALQRRRVAELLASAIPEDEALLLRDGRLACSLCPQRPVCDTLQTLLLHRAGRKHLDNLRRSFGRPRCPQVTPQEAPGVAPAEQAPLLARTRRLARSALLPSAPYSGCCRRATKGSSSQAGIPRMIPKNSQMLPESCQNPGNSGNSETPSPAHTEGVPKDRKQGRKGNSRISQGPEGNSRCSEGPSPERLRILRHHLHLRSRGWLQDPAGNWVKNGNAEFDSDEEEPPPLPPA; from the exons ATGTCCTTCAAGCGCGACGAGAGCGACCCGGGGCCGCTGCGGGCGCTGCAG AGGCGCCGCGTGGCCGAGCTGCTGGCCAGTGCCATCCCCGAGGACGAGGCGCTGCTGCTGCGCGACGGCCG gctggcgtGCTCGCTGTGTCCCCAGCGCCCCGTGTGTGACACTCTGCAGACGCTGCTGCTGCACCGGGCGGGCCGCAAGCACCTGGACA ACCTGCGCCGTTCCTTcgggcggccgcgctgcccccAGGTGACCCCGCAGGAGGCGCCGGGCGTGGCCCCCGCCGAGCAG GCGCCGCTGCTGGCCCGGACGCGCCGCCTGGCCCGGAGCGCGCTGCTGCCGTCGGCGCCGTACAGCGGCTGCTGCCGGAGAGC GACgaagggcagcagctcccaggccgGAATCCCCAGGATGATCCCGAAAAATTCCCAGATGCTGCCAGAGTCCTGCCAGAACCCCGGGAACTCCGGGAATTCCGAAACCCCCAGCCCCGCACACACAGAGG GCGTTCCCAAGGACAGGAaacagggaaggaaaggaaattccCGGATTTCCCAAGGGCCGGAGGGAAATTCCCGATGTTCCGAAGGGCCGAGCCCGGAGCGCCTGCGGATCCTGCGGCACCACCTGCACCTGCGCAG CCGGGGCTGGCTCCAGGATCCCGCTGGGAATTGGGTGAAGAATGGGAACGCCGAGTTCGACTCCGACGAGGAGGAGCCGCCCCCGCTGCCACCGGCCTGA
- the LOC110476925 gene encoding lysM and putative peptidoglycan-binding domain-containing protein 1 isoform X2, with translation MAGSGGAGAAPREHRLQPGDTLPGLALRYGVTMEQIQRANRLYSSDSIFLRATLLIPGHRDTAGDPPGDTPGDSPGDSPGDRPGPPRRELSCSDFLRRLDAEIGRSKEAAAQRLRGRSSGRDSEGTLERDTGDTGMGQQDEIFTL, from the exons ATggcggggagcggcggagccggggcggccccgcgggaGCACCGCCTGCAGCCCGGGGACACCCTGCCGGGGCTGGCGCTGCGCTACGGGGTGACG ATGGAGCAGATCCAGCGCGCCAACCGCCTCTACTCCTCGGACTCGATCTTCCTGCGAGCCACGCTGCTCAtcccgggacaccgggacacggccGGGGACCCTCCCGGTGACACCCCCGGTGACAGCCCCGGTGACAGCCCCGGTGACCGGCCCGGACCCCCCCGCCGCGAGCTGTCGTGCTCGGATTTCCTGCGGCGCTTGGACGCCGAGATCGGCCGCTCCAAGGAGGCGGCGgcgcagcggctgcggggccgcaGCTCCGG cagggacagcgaggggacactGGAacgggacactggggacactggaatGGGACAGCAGGATGAGATCTTCACCCTGtga
- the LOC110476881 gene encoding tropomodulin-4: MTPYRQELEKYRDIDEDKILQELSPEELAQLDAELAEMDPENVLLPAGLRQRDQTRKSPTGPLDREALLQHLERQALEAEERQDLVPFTGEKKGKPFVPKAAGPALPREEQVTLEPELEEALANATEAEMCDIAAILGMYTLMSNKQYYDAICSGNICNTEGINSVVQPDRYRPVPDEPPNPTDVAETLRRLQDNDPELQDVNLNNIKDIPVATLEAICEAIKTNTHVRSLSLVATRSNDLVANAVAEMLEQNRSLQSLNLESNFITSAGMLRLLAAIGHCPTLSELRVDNQCQRLGDTVEMAMAATLEQCPSLLRFGYTFSQQGPRARAAAALTRNSELRRQQKKS, from the exons ATGACGCCGTACcggcaggagctggagaagtaCCGCGACATCGACGAGGACAAGAtcctgcaggagctgtcccCGGAGGAGCTGGCGCAGCTGGACGCCGAGCTGGCCGAGATGGACCCCGAG AACGTGCTgctgcccgcggggctgcgCCAGCGCGACCAGACCCGCAAGAGCCCCACGGGGCCGCTGGACCGCGAGGCgctcctgcagcacctggagcgGCAGGCGCTGGAGGCCGAGGAGCGCCAGGACCTCGTGCCCTTCACCGGCGAGAAAAAAG ggaagcCGTTTGTCCCCaaggcggcggggccggcgctgccgcgCGAGGAGCAGGTGACGCTGGAGCCGGAGCTGGAGGAGGCGCTGGCCAACGCCACCGAGGCTGAGATGTGCGACATCGCCG cCATCCTGGGCATGTACACGCTGATGAGTAACAAGCAGTACTACGATGCCATCTGCAGCGGGAACATCTGCAACACCGAGGGCATCAACA GCGTGGTGCAGCCGGACCGGTACCGCCCGGTGCCGGACGAGCCCCCGAACCCCACGGACGTGGCCGAGACGCTGCGGCGGCTGCAGGACAACGACCCCGAGCTGCAGGACGTCAACCTCAACAACATCAAG GACATCCCCGTGGCCACGCTCGAGGCCATCTGCGAGGCCATCAAGACCAACACGCACGTGCGCAGCCTCAGCCTGGTGGCCACGCGCAGCAACGACCTGGTGGCCAAC GCGGTGGCCGAGATGCTGGAGCAGAACCGGAGCCTGCAGAGCCTCAACCTCGAGTCCAACTTCATCACCAGCGCGGGCATGCTGCGGCTGCTGGCCGCCATCGGGCACTGCCCCACGCTCAGCGAGCTGCGCGTGGACAACCAG TGCCAGCGCCTGGGGGACACGGTGGAGATGGCCATGGCGGCCACCCTGGAGCAGTGCCCGTCCCTGCTGCGCTTCGGCTACACCTTCAGCCAGCAGGGCCCGCGggcgcgcgccgccgccgccctcaCCCGCAACAGCGAGCTCC GTCGCCAACAGAAGAAATCCTAA
- the LOC110476925 gene encoding lysM and putative peptidoglycan-binding domain-containing protein 1 isoform X1, whose translation MAGSGGAGAAPREHRLQPGDTLPGLALRYGVTMEQIQRANRLYSSDSIFLRATLLIPGHRDTAGDPPGDTPGDSPGDSPGDRPGPPRRELSCSDFLRRLDAEIGRSKEAAAQRLRGRSSGPAPAGGGPGPASPRGARLGPRPLSRSPRAAALRDAEDEIFTL comes from the exons ATggcggggagcggcggagccggggcggccccgcgggaGCACCGCCTGCAGCCCGGGGACACCCTGCCGGGGCTGGCGCTGCGCTACGGGGTGACG ATGGAGCAGATCCAGCGCGCCAACCGCCTCTACTCCTCGGACTCGATCTTCCTGCGAGCCACGCTGCTCAtcccgggacaccgggacacggccGGGGACCCTCCCGGTGACACCCCCGGTGACAGCCCCGGTGACAGCCCCGGTGACCGGCCCGGACCCCCCCGCCGCGAGCTGTCGTGCTCGGATTTCCTGCGGCGCTTGGACGCCGAGATCGGCCGCTCCAAGGAGGCGGCGgcgcagcggctgcggggccgcaGCTCCGG ccccgcgcccgccgggggcggccccggccccgcgtcCCCCCGGGGCGCCCGCCTGGGACCCCGGCCCCTGAGCCGGAGCCCGCGGGCGGCCGCGCTGCGCGACGCCGAGGACGAGATCTTCACCCTGTGA